From the genome of Anoplopoma fimbria isolate UVic2021 breed Golden Eagle Sablefish chromosome 1, Afim_UVic_2022, whole genome shotgun sequence, one region includes:
- the hmgn1a gene encoding non-histone chromosomal protein HMG-14A-like isoform X1: MGRRSKTDNSDSATSEPKRKSSRLLGQKTQPEPVPEKKKAPVKSKKAAKPAAKVKAEEKKEEPEVEKEEVPAENGDEKAEEKAAPAEEADEGDDAEDADSKAEDDDKDAE; the protein is encoded by the exons ATGGGAAGGAGAAGTAAA acTGACAACTCCGATTCAGCCACTTCAGAG CCAAAAAGAAAGTCTTCACGGTTGTTAGGG caGAAGACACAGCCAGAACCTGTGCcggaaaagaaaaag GCACCTGTCAAGTCCAAAAAAGCAGCCAAACCAGCAGCAAAGGTCAAggctgaggagaaaaaagaggagcCCGAGGTAGAGAAGGAAGAGGTCCCCGCAGAAAACGGAGATGAGAAAGCCGAGGAG AAGGCTGCACCAGCAGAGGAGGCCGATGAGGGAGACGATGCAGAGGACGCAGACAGCAAAGCTGAGGACGACGATAAAGACGCCGAGTAG
- the hmgn1a gene encoding non-histone chromosomal protein HMG-14A-like isoform X2: MGRRSKTDNSDSATSEPKRKSSRLLGKTQPEPVPEKKKAPVKSKKAAKPAAKVKAEEKKEEPEVEKEEVPAENGDEKAEEKAAPAEEADEGDDAEDADSKAEDDDKDAE, encoded by the exons ATGGGAAGGAGAAGTAAA acTGACAACTCCGATTCAGCCACTTCAGAG CCAAAAAGAAAGTCTTCACGGTTGTTAGGG AAGACACAGCCAGAACCTGTGCcggaaaagaaaaag GCACCTGTCAAGTCCAAAAAAGCAGCCAAACCAGCAGCAAAGGTCAAggctgaggagaaaaaagaggagcCCGAGGTAGAGAAGGAAGAGGTCCCCGCAGAAAACGGAGATGAGAAAGCCGAGGAG AAGGCTGCACCAGCAGAGGAGGCCGATGAGGGAGACGATGCAGAGGACGCAGACAGCAAAGCTGAGGACGACGATAAAGACGCCGAGTAG